The sequence CTAAGCATACGTCATCCCTTGAGGGTATTTCAAAAGCAGGTGCGCCTCGATATGTAGTATAGAAACCAAAAGCTGTAAGTGTTTCATTGGCTTCGGGATGGACTCCCAGAGATTTGGGTAACTTAACTAGTATCCAGCAGTTTTCGTTGGTAACGTTAGCGAGCCCAAATCCGTTTTTGTATCTTTTTACCGATGTAACTTTTCCCTGTATTTTTAGTGGAATGCCAGAGATTGGATTACAGATTGAATTTGGGAGCTCTTCCCTCGGGGTTTTAACAATACATCTAATGCAATATAGGGAATTCTTCCTTCTTATGCTGTAGAACTCTATTATATCTCCAAAGTCAGCCGAGAATCCATACAGTTTTAGTTCTGTACAGTTTAGGCTTAAGGCAATACCATCTTTTGTGACCTGGCATACCCCGTATGCTATCTCCCCAATTGTCTCTTTTCCAACAGGCACAGTCTTTGCCTTTCCGATGACTTTTACATCGCTGGGAGAGTTAGCATAGATAGTGAGTGTGGAGTAAAGCTTTGCAATTCCCGTTATCTCAACTTCATCGCCAAGTTCCAGCTTGGTTTTGTAGGGGAGGTATGCGTTAATTTCCTCGCTTCCGTTCCATATTGTTATCGGAGTTATATTTCGAATTACAACTCCTTTAATTCTAAAGGGCATGCCATTTACGGGTGTTTTCAAAAGCCCCTTAGGAATGTAATCAACAACATGGAATCTGTCTCCATAAAAAAGCCCATAAACCTTGACCTTTTCTCCTTTGGTGACATTTAAGCACTTGCTTAGTTTGATTCTCTGAGGTGTTAAAAGATAACACGAGGAATCTTTCCAGAATGCCCCTTCAAGCGACTCTAAGTTCAAGGTGTTTTTGGAAGCTTCTTCTATTTTTAGGGCTTCTACAGTGCGTTTTGATTCATCAAGAAGTTTACCTATAACTTTGTAACTTTTGTCCATTTTCAGAGTCTCGTATAGGATTATCGTGTTGTTTCCATCGTATAGAATGCTAAAGCCCTTTTGTGAATA comes from Thermococcus litoralis DSM 5473 and encodes:
- a CDS encoding single stranded DNA-binding domain-containing protein, yielding MIKAKELEIVLIVASTLSILLLYLIGAKVSDPVSLEKAEKGSLVNFTGICVYSQKGFSILYDGNNTIILYETLKMDKSYKVIGKLLDESKRTVEALKIEEASKNTLNLESLEGAFWKDSSCYLLTPQRIKLSKCLNVTKGEKVKVYGLFYGDRFHVVDYIPKGLLKTPVNGMPFRIKGVVIRNITPITIWNGSEEINAYLPYKTKLELGDEVEITGIAKLYSTLTIYANSPSDVKVIGKAKTVPVGKETIGEIAYGVCQVTKDGIALSLNCTELKLYGFSADFGDIIEFYSIRRKNSLYCIRCIVKTPREELPNSICNPISGIPLKIQGKVTSVKRYKNGFGLANVTNENCWILVKLPKSLGVHPEANETLTAFGFYTTYRGAPAFEIPSRDDVCLDGPC